Proteins encoded within one genomic window of Alphaproteobacteria bacterium HT1-32:
- the fabF gene encoding beta-ketoacyl-ACP synthase II, with product MQQDDPIVITGLGAVSPLGQGVPTNWQRLIAGKSGIVSNDRFDTDNYVCKVAGLVPDRKTDPEGGFDPLDHMDAKDLKKTDLFIRYAIAATAEAVEQAGWTPQDPAERSRTATVIGTGVGGFPAITDAVNLVRERGPRRLSPFVVPSFLPNLATGQVSIRYGFSGPSGAPTTACAASVQAIGDGMRLILTGEADVAVCGGTDACVDPVSIGGFAAARALSTGFNATPTRASRPFDKGHDGFVLSEGAATIVIERLSHARARGATPLAILAGYGTTSDAYHVTAGCPDGAGAQASMQLALRMAEAHPDEVDYVNAHSTSTPVGDAAEIAALRAVFRGRGKDLAVTSTKSSTGHLLGAAGAIEAVFSVMALKDGIIPPGLNIEDPEPEADVFDLVPGQARSQQLASVLSNSFGFGGVNASILLRRYRP from the coding sequence ATGCAGCAGGACGACCCGATTGTCATAACCGGACTGGGCGCGGTATCACCACTTGGTCAGGGTGTCCCGACCAACTGGCAACGGCTGATCGCGGGAAAAAGCGGTATTGTCAGCAATGACCGCTTCGATACAGACAACTATGTCTGCAAGGTTGCCGGACTGGTCCCGGACCGAAAGACCGACCCCGAGGGCGGTTTCGATCCGCTTGATCATATGGATGCGAAAGATCTGAAGAAGACCGATCTGTTCATCCGCTATGCCATCGCAGCGACAGCCGAAGCCGTCGAACAGGCGGGCTGGACCCCACAAGACCCGGCAGAGCGATCCCGCACGGCAACCGTCATCGGGACCGGCGTTGGTGGTTTTCCAGCGATCACAGATGCCGTCAATCTTGTCCGTGAACGCGGTCCCCGCCGCCTCTCCCCTTTCGTCGTCCCCTCCTTCCTGCCCAACCTTGCGACAGGACAGGTCTCTATCCGCTATGGCTTTTCCGGCCCCAGCGGCGCGCCGACAACTGCCTGCGCTGCTTCGGTTCAGGCCATCGGTGACGGCATGCGACTGATTCTGACCGGTGAGGCTGATGTCGCGGTCTGTGGTGGAACTGACGCCTGTGTCGACCCCGTCTCCATCGGTGGATTCGCCGCCGCCCGCGCCCTCTCCACCGGCTTTAATGCGACACCCACCCGGGCGTCGCGACCTTTTGACAAAGGCCATGACGGATTTGTCCTGTCAGAGGGAGCGGCCACCATCGTCATTGAACGCCTCAGCCACGCAAGGGCACGGGGTGCGACGCCACTCGCCATCCTCGCCGGCTACGGCACCACGTCTGACGCCTATCATGTCACCGCCGGCTGTCCTGACGGCGCGGGTGCACAGGCCTCAATGCAACTGGCTCTGCGGATGGCAGAAGCACATCCGGACGAGGTCGATTACGTCAACGCCCACAGCACGTCGACACCGGTCGGTGATGCCGCAGAAATCGCTGCCCTCCGTGCTGTCTTCAGGGGTCGCGGCAAGGACCTCGCGGTAACTTCCACCAAATCCTCAACGGGCCATCTGCTGGGCGCCGCCGGTGCCATTGAAGCCGTGTTCTCTGTCATGGCCCTGAAGGATGGTATCATCCCGCCCGGCCTGAACATTGAGGACCCGGAACCGGAGGCGGATGTCTTCGATCTTGTCCCCGGGCAGGCCAGATCGCAGCAGCTTGCGTCAGTACTCTCAAACAGTTTCGGATTTGGCGGGGTCAATGCATCTATCCTGCTGCGGCGCTACCGCCCCTGA
- a CDS encoding rhodanese-like domain-containing protein, with amino-acid sequence MSYAGDISPTDAYKMISEDNEALLIDVRTMPEWAFVGLPDLSAVGKQVMRLSWQQFPTMEVNPEFTDKLAEAAPDKSRALLFLCRSGARSAHAAMAMTAMGYERCYNIASGFEGDPDMNGHRGTVNGWKVEGMPWAQS; translated from the coding sequence ATGTCATATGCCGGAGATATCTCACCGACCGACGCCTACAAAATGATCAGTGAAGACAATGAGGCACTGCTGATCGATGTTCGTACAATGCCGGAATGGGCGTTCGTCGGCCTGCCGGACCTGTCGGCTGTCGGCAAACAGGTGATGCGGCTGAGCTGGCAGCAGTTTCCGACCATGGAGGTCAATCCGGAGTTCACGGACAAGCTGGCGGAAGCCGCGCCGGACAAATCCCGGGCATTATTGTTCCTCTGCCGTTCCGGTGCACGTTCCGCCCATGCCGCCATGGCAATGACCGCCATGGGATATGAACGCTGCTACAATATCGCCTCAGGCTTTGAGGGCGACCCGGACATGAACGGCCATCGCGGCACCGTCAACGGCTGGAAAGTCGAAGGCATGCCCTGGGCCCAGAGCTGA
- a CDS encoding pyridine nucleotide-disulfide oxidoreductase — translation MPLTVAIVGSGPAGFYTADALLSSGADVEIDIIERLPTPFGLIRAGVAPDHQTTKNVARKFEKSAIADKSRYYGNIALGRDVTLDELRGMYDAVVLAVGAASDVKLTIPGADLDGVYGSSAFVGWYNAHPDFRWLDPDLDTDQAVVIGLGNVAIDIARILVRTRTGMASSDLAYHAGEAIWQSPLREVHMVGRRGPLDAKFTNVELRELADLTTCALVVDPAQLPDALPEGVDGREARLMQRNLDTLRDYANAEDCGTKEKRLHIRFYANPVEILGDGHVEAIRLEKTEVIDGRVKGTGEFFEIPTRLVVAATGYRSIPIEGAPFDDQRGIIPNDDGKVEDGLYVVGWIKRGPSGVISSSRPDAKSATAHILSDLGNGGKPGRRKLGPLLKERGARVVTYADWKQIEAAENAAAENGAPRRKYGTIEEMLEVLEE, via the coding sequence ATGCCGCTGACCGTCGCCATCGTCGGGTCCGGCCCGGCGGGTTTCTACACAGCAGACGCTTTGCTGTCTTCCGGCGCTGATGTTGAAATCGACATCATTGAACGCCTGCCCACCCCTTTCGGGCTGATCCGGGCAGGTGTCGCCCCGGATCACCAGACCACCAAGAATGTCGCCCGGAAGTTCGAGAAATCGGCTATCGCGGACAAATCCCGTTATTACGGCAATATCGCCCTCGGGCGGGATGTGACGCTGGATGAGCTGCGCGGCATGTATGATGCGGTGGTGCTGGCTGTTGGTGCGGCCAGCGACGTAAAGCTGACCATACCGGGTGCCGATCTTGATGGCGTCTATGGATCATCTGCCTTTGTCGGCTGGTATAATGCCCATCCGGATTTCCGTTGGCTGGACCCGGACCTCGACACGGATCAGGCGGTGGTCATTGGTCTGGGGAATGTTGCCATTGATATTGCCCGGATACTGGTGCGCACTCGCACCGGCATGGCCTCATCGGATCTGGCTTACCATGCGGGCGAGGCGATCTGGCAGTCGCCCCTGCGAGAGGTCCATATGGTGGGCCGTCGCGGGCCGCTGGATGCCAAGTTTACCAATGTCGAATTGCGGGAACTGGCTGATCTCACCACCTGCGCACTGGTTGTTGACCCGGCACAGCTGCCGGATGCCCTGCCGGAAGGCGTTGATGGTCGCGAGGCCCGCCTGATGCAGCGCAACCTCGATACCCTGCGGGACTATGCCAATGCAGAGGATTGCGGGACCAAGGAGAAGCGCCTGCATATCCGCTTTTACGCCAACCCCGTCGAGATTCTGGGCGATGGCCATGTCGAAGCCATCCGCCTGGAAAAAACCGAGGTCATTGATGGCCGTGTAAAGGGAACCGGCGAGTTCTTCGAAATTCCGACCCGTCTTGTGGTTGCTGCCACCGGCTACCGCTCGATCCCCATTGAAGGGGCCCCCTTTGATGACCAGCGCGGCATTATCCCGAATGATGACGGCAAGGTCGAAGATGGCCTCTATGTCGTCGGCTGGATCAAGCGCGGTCCCTCCGGCGTCATCTCCTCCAGCCGCCCGGATGCTAAATCCGCCACCGCTCATATCCTCAGCGACCTCGGTAATGGCGGCAAACCGGGCCGCCGAAAGCTCGGCCCGCTGCTGAAAGAACGTGGTGCCAGAGTGGTCACCTACGCCGACTGGAAACAGATTGAAGCAGCTGAAAACGCAGCGGCAGAAAACGGTGCACCCCGCCGGAAATACGGAACCATCGAGGAGATGCTGGAGGTTTTGGAGGAGTAA
- a CDS encoding 2-oxoacid:ferredoxin oxidoreductase subunit beta, with the protein MNAVTQKEKLTAKDFATDQEVRWCPGCGDYAILKAMQKAMADMGQSTEDNVFVSGIGCAARFPYYMATYGFHTIHGRAPAFATGIKLANPDLNVWVVGGDGDMLSIGANHLMHVLRRNVDLQVLLFNNEIYGLTKGQYSPTSREGTKSPSTPLGSVDRPIDACTYALGAGATFIARGIDSQQKHLPGIFQAASEHKGASFVEVLQNCIVYNDGVFNEFTDRDVAADRQVHVEAGKPLIYGADGNKGIRLNLKTLSLEEVVVGENGVTEADLLVHDPSNHTLAGMLAAMNGRDLPVALGVLYCSREDTYEAAVHDQINAAKSSAKITNFNDLLRTGHTWVAGG; encoded by the coding sequence ATGAACGCCGTTACCCAGAAAGAGAAGCTGACCGCGAAAGACTTCGCCACGGATCAGGAAGTACGCTGGTGCCCCGGCTGTGGCGATTACGCCATTCTGAAAGCCATGCAAAAGGCAATGGCCGATATGGGGCAGAGCACGGAAGATAACGTGTTTGTCTCCGGCATCGGCTGTGCGGCGCGCTTTCCCTACTATATGGCAACTTATGGCTTTCACACGATCCACGGTCGTGCCCCGGCTTTTGCCACGGGCATCAAGCTGGCAAATCCGGATCTGAATGTCTGGGTCGTCGGCGGCGATGGTGACATGCTGTCAATTGGTGCCAACCATCTGATGCATGTGCTGCGTCGCAATGTCGATTTACAGGTGCTGCTGTTCAATAACGAGATCTACGGTCTGACCAAGGGGCAGTATTCGCCGACCTCCCGCGAGGGGACAAAGTCACCCTCGACCCCGCTTGGGTCTGTCGACCGGCCGATTGATGCCTGCACCTATGCGCTGGGTGCGGGGGCGACCTTTATCGCCCGTGGTATCGACAGCCAGCAGAAGCATCTGCCGGGTATCTTCCAGGCAGCGTCCGAACATAAGGGCGCGTCCTTCGTCGAGGTGCTGCAGAACTGCATCGTCTATAACGACGGTGTCTTCAACGAATTTACGGATCGTGATGTTGCTGCTGACCGGCAGGTCCATGTGGAGGCGGGTAAACCGCTGATCTATGGCGCAGATGGCAACAAGGGTATCCGTCTCAACCTGAAGACGCTGAGCCTTGAAGAAGTGGTGGTTGGTGAAAATGGTGTGACGGAGGCCGATCTGCTGGTCCACGACCCGTCAAATCATACGCTTGCCGGTATGCTGGCGGCGATGAACGGACGGGATTTGCCGGTAGCGCTGGGCGTTCTATACTGCTCTCGGGAAGATACATACGAGGCAGCCGTTCATGACCAGATCAACGCCGCGAAATCGAGCGCAAAGATCACCAATTTCAACGACTTGCTCCGCACGGGCCATACCTGGGTCGCTGGCGGCTGA
- the metZ gene encoding O-succinylhomoserine sulfhydrylase → MTTDMHDYREQTLLVRGGLERSGFDETSEAIFLTSGYVYKSAEEAEAAFKGDRVRYVYSRYANPTVSMFEERLAKLEGAAFCQATASGMSAVFSALFCQLKAGDRLVASRALFGSCLYIVTDILPSYGVETELVDGIDLDQWRSALSKPTQAVFLETPSNPTLEVIDLKAVCDLAHAAGARVVVDNVFATPMLQKPMQYGADIVIYSTTKHIDGQGRCLGGAILYNDTDFRDQLLPIIRHTGPSMSPFNAWVMLKGMETMALRVDRHCDNALEIARSLEGQPGLNRVIYPGLESHPQHKLAMSQMSSRGSTVVSLDLEGGKERTFRFLNALKLIDLSNNVGDAKSLVTHPATTTHQRLSPEERAMLNIGDGLVRISVGLEDVADLKADISQALSA, encoded by the coding sequence ATGACAACTGACATGCATGACTATCGTGAACAGACGCTGCTGGTCCGTGGCGGTCTGGAACGTTCTGGCTTCGATGAAACCTCCGAAGCTATTTTTCTGACATCCGGATATGTCTACAAATCGGCGGAAGAGGCAGAAGCCGCTTTCAAGGGCGATCGTGTTCGCTATGTCTACAGCCGCTATGCGAATCCGACGGTCTCGATGTTCGAGGAACGGCTGGCAAAGCTTGAAGGCGCGGCCTTCTGTCAGGCAACGGCCAGTGGCATGTCGGCGGTCTTCTCGGCCCTGTTCTGCCAGCTGAAAGCCGGTGACCGGCTTGTCGCATCCCGCGCGCTGTTCGGCTCCTGTCTTTATATCGTGACCGATATCCTGCCGTCTTATGGCGTCGAAACCGAACTGGTTGATGGCATCGATCTGGATCAGTGGCGAAGCGCCCTGTCAAAGCCAACTCAGGCGGTTTTTCTTGAAACCCCGTCGAACCCGACGCTGGAAGTGATCGACCTGAAGGCGGTCTGCGATCTGGCGCATGCAGCCGGGGCGCGGGTCGTTGTCGATAATGTCTTCGCCACGCCGATGTTGCAGAAGCCGATGCAGTATGGCGCGGATATCGTGATCTACAGTACGACCAAGCATATTGACGGGCAGGGGCGCTGCCTTGGTGGCGCGATCCTGTACAATGATACGGATTTCCGGGATCAGTTGCTGCCGATCATCCGCCATACCGGGCCAAGCATGAGCCCGTTCAATGCCTGGGTCATGCTGAAAGGCATGGAGACGATGGCGCTGCGGGTTGACCGGCATTGCGACAATGCGCTGGAAATTGCCCGCTCGCTGGAAGGCCAGCCGGGTCTGAACCGGGTGATTTACCCGGGACTGGAAAGCCACCCCCAGCACAAGCTGGCCATGAGCCAGATGTCATCCCGCGGATCGACAGTTGTTTCGCTTGATCTTGAAGGGGGAAAGGAACGGACCTTCCGCTTCCTGAACGCCCTGAAACTGATTGACCTGTCGAACAATGTCGGGGACGCCAAAAGCCTTGTTACACATCCCGCCACTACGACACACCAGCGGCTCAGCCCGGAAGAACGGGCAATGCTGAATATCGGTGATGGTCTGGTCCGCATCTCGGTCGGACTTGAGGATGTGGCGGATCTGAAAGCGGATATCAGCCAGGCACTTTCAGCCTGA
- a CDS encoding 2-oxoacid:acceptor oxidoreductase subunit alpha: protein MTVATLQEAPPKRLELESAVVRFAGDSGDGMQLTGGQFTQATALAGNDLATFPDFPAEIRAPVGTTFGVSAFQINFGARDIRTSGDAFDCLVAMNPAALKVELKGLRPGGLLIIDTGSFNDRNLKKAGYDSNPLDDNALAAYQVVTIDISALTMEAVKDSGLSKKDALRCKNMWTLGYVYWLFGRDRTPTVEGLRAKFAKKPEIAEANIAALNAGHALGETSEVDFPGYHVPQAEIQPGLYRTVTGAEALAYGLAVGASLAEIPMFFGSYPITPASNLLHNLSRMKQFGVTTFQAEDEIAAACSAIGASYAGQLGVTSSSGPGVALKTEAIGLAIGVELPLIIVNVQRAGPSTGMPTKTEQSDLYQSVYGRNADSPVVVLAARSPGDCFEVAIEACRIATQFMTPVYLLSDGYIGNASEPWLIPDVDTYEHFPVKFHTETEGFHPFLRNPETLARAWAKPGTPGLEHRIGGIEKDYNSGHISYTPENHQKMTETRHQKIANVAKTIPDQDVEVGETSGKLAVVGWGSTFGPVSRAVQNLRDEGLDVSHIHIRHIWPLPSNLGELLSGYEKVLVPEMNTGQLLTVLRAEYLIPAKGLNKVAGQPFKIAEVEAAIRDELES, encoded by the coding sequence ATGACAGTCGCGACCCTTCAGGAAGCGCCCCCGAAACGGCTGGAACTTGAGTCTGCCGTCGTGCGCTTTGCCGGTGACTCCGGCGATGGTATGCAGCTGACCGGTGGTCAGTTCACTCAGGCAACGGCGCTGGCCGGTAATGATCTGGCGACCTTCCCGGATTTTCCGGCAGAAATTCGCGCACCTGTTGGCACGACCTTCGGGGTCAGTGCCTTCCAGATCAACTTTGGCGCCCGTGATATCCGCACGTCCGGCGATGCGTTTGACTGTCTGGTTGCGATGAACCCGGCGGCTCTGAAGGTTGAACTGAAGGGTCTGCGCCCCGGTGGTCTGCTGATTATTGATACCGGATCGTTCAATGACCGTAATCTGAAGAAAGCCGGATATGACAGTAACCCGCTGGATGATAATGCGCTGGCGGCCTATCAGGTGGTTACCATCGATATTTCTGCCCTCACCATGGAAGCGGTGAAGGACAGCGGCCTGTCGAAGAAAGATGCGCTGCGCTGCAAGAACATGTGGACACTGGGTTATGTCTACTGGCTGTTCGGCCGTGACCGTACCCCGACGGTCGAAGGGCTGCGCGCCAAGTTTGCGAAAAAGCCGGAGATTGCCGAAGCGAATATCGCGGCACTGAATGCCGGGCATGCCCTGGGTGAAACATCGGAAGTGGATTTCCCCGGTTATCATGTGCCGCAGGCGGAAATTCAGCCCGGCCTGTACCGTACCGTCACCGGCGCAGAGGCACTGGCCTATGGTCTGGCAGTGGGAGCCAGCCTTGCTGAAATCCCGATGTTCTTCGGCTCCTATCCGATCACACCGGCCTCCAATCTGCTGCATAACCTGTCGCGGATGAAGCAGTTCGGCGTTACCACCTTCCAGGCGGAAGATGAAATTGCTGCTGCCTGTTCCGCTATCGGTGCCAGCTATGCCGGCCAGCTTGGCGTGACCTCCAGCTCTGGTCCTGGGGTTGCCCTGAAGACCGAGGCGATTGGTCTGGCCATCGGTGTCGAATTGCCGCTGATCATCGTCAATGTGCAACGCGCCGGGCCTTCGACGGGGATGCCGACCAAGACCGAACAGTCGGATCTGTATCAGTCGGTCTATGGCCGTAATGCGGACAGCCCGGTTGTCGTGCTGGCAGCCCGGTCGCCCGGTGACTGTTTTGAGGTGGCGATTGAAGCCTGCCGCATCGCCACGCAGTTCATGACCCCGGTCTATCTGCTCAGTGATGGCTATATCGGCAATGCGTCGGAACCCTGGCTGATTCCGGATGTCGATACATACGAGCATTTCCCGGTGAAATTCCATACGGAGACCGAAGGTTTCCATCCGTTCCTGCGCAATCCGGAAACCCTGGCACGCGCCTGGGCCAAGCCGGGAACGCCAGGGCTGGAACATCGTATCGGCGGGATCGAGAAGGACTACAATTCCGGCCATATCTCCTACACTCCGGAAAACCATCAGAAGATGACGGAAACCCGGCATCAGAAGATCGCCAATGTGGCGAAGACCATTCCCGATCAGGATGTCGAAGTGGGCGAAACATCGGGCAAGCTGGCGGTTGTCGGCTGGGGGTCGACCTTTGGCCCGGTCAGCCGCGCCGTGCAGAACCTGCGCGACGAGGGGCTTGATGTCTCGCATATCCATATCCGCCATATCTGGCCGCTGCCATCCAATCTCGGTGAGCTGCTGTCGGGTTATGAGAAGGTGCTGGTGCCGGAAATGAATACCGGCCAGCTGCTGACCGTGTTGCGTGCTGAATATCTGATCCCGGCGAAGGGCCTGAACAAGGTCGCCGGTCAACCCTTCAAGATCGCCGAGGTGGAAGCTGCCATCCGCGATGAGCTGGAGTCCTGA
- a CDS encoding alanine/ornithine racemase family PLP-dependent enzyme → MNAPRLEIDLVKLGHNARTLVNLLSHHGISVSAVTKGVLGRPDVARELLKAGATGLADSRIENIQTLHHAGVVAPMTLIRSPMASQAALVIRHADFSMNTELDVISELSKAAQSAGRSHGILLMVELGDLREGIMPADLENVVRRVLCFPNITLRGIGTNLACRSGVVPDAVNMGELSRLADAIDTTFGLVLSVISGGNSSNLEWVLGGGDTGRINNLRLGEAILLGCQPLDRRPIEGLHTDVFSLVAEVIESGSKPSRPWGDIAETAFGAAPPEEKHTSDPNGTVSQAILALGEMDVDPAGLMPPQGIDILGSSSDHLVVDTGQTGLKVGAEVAFQVNYSALIRAMASPFVTKLAYPVPDPNSFAAFPQKRPAASEGRSFTPV, encoded by the coding sequence TTGAATGCGCCAAGGCTTGAAATTGACCTGGTAAAGCTCGGCCATAATGCCCGTACCCTCGTCAATCTGCTGAGCCATCACGGGATTTCGGTTTCAGCGGTAACCAAGGGTGTGCTCGGTCGCCCGGACGTTGCGCGGGAATTGCTGAAGGCAGGGGCAACGGGCCTTGCCGATTCCCGGATCGAGAACATTCAGACCCTGCACCATGCCGGCGTTGTAGCCCCGATGACGCTGATCCGCTCACCGATGGCCAGTCAGGCAGCACTGGTGATCCGGCATGCTGATTTCAGCATGAATACCGAACTTGATGTCATCTCAGAATTGTCCAAAGCAGCGCAGTCAGCAGGGCGCAGCCATGGCATCCTTCTGATGGTCGAACTGGGAGATCTGCGAGAGGGCATCATGCCTGCCGACCTTGAGAATGTGGTGCGCCGGGTGCTTTGTTTTCCGAATATAACCCTGAGAGGGATAGGAACTAATCTCGCCTGTCGCAGCGGGGTGGTTCCGGATGCCGTCAATATGGGAGAACTGTCCAGACTTGCCGATGCCATCGACACGACCTTCGGTCTGGTTCTTTCTGTTATTTCCGGCGGTAATTCCAGCAATCTGGAATGGGTGCTTGGCGGTGGTGATACGGGACGCATCAACAATCTCCGGCTCGGAGAAGCTATCCTGCTCGGCTGTCAGCCGCTTGACCGCCGGCCAATCGAAGGGCTTCACACGGATGTATTCAGTCTGGTTGCCGAAGTGATCGAGTCCGGGAGCAAGCCATCCCGGCCATGGGGCGACATCGCAGAAACGGCCTTCGGGGCAGCACCTCCGGAGGAGAAACATACCAGCGACCCGAACGGTACTGTATCTCAGGCCATTCTTGCCCTCGGGGAGATGGATGTTGATCCGGCCGGACTGATGCCGCCGCAGGGAATTGATATTCTCGGATCAAGCAGTGACCATCTCGTCGTGGATACTGGCCAAACGGGTCTGAAAGTTGGCGCAGAGGTTGCTTTTCAGGTCAATTACAGCGCTTTGATCCGGGCTATGGCATCTCCCTTCGTCACCAAGCTGGCTTATCCTGTGCCAGATCCCAACAGCTTTGCCGCATTTCCCCAAAAGCGCCCGGCCGCCAGTGAAGGCCGTTCTTTTACCCCTGTCTGA
- a CDS encoding DUF1611 domain-containing protein, whose protein sequence is MNFVHTSRPLTSSGNDNRAAAPATVRPAVLLPLQGKEPELKTNTAVIYCEGNFGAIDGKTANGLVRHSEKYDILSVIDSQHAGRDSGVVLGGAPNAIPVCKNLADALSQAEKLPDYFIFGMAPSSGMLSKHERGLIIEAMSLGMNIVNGLHEFLNDDPVFIAACSAHNVSILDVRRPRAKKDLRLFSGRINDCECPRIAILGTDCAIGKRTTATILTRALNDRGIRAVMVGTGQTGLIQGARHGIALDAVPSQFCAGELEATILEAVEAENPDVIIVEGQGALSHPAFSTTSFVLRGSCPEGVILQHAPGRASRCDFEQMPMPTAASEINLIETFSDTRVIGLTINHENMTNDDVSTEIIRCEKEFGIPVTDALTRSPDDLVEMVLTSFPKLRKSLTVGIH, encoded by the coding sequence ATGAATTTTGTTCACACATCCAGACCGTTGACTTCATCCGGTAATGACAATCGCGCGGCTGCTCCTGCAACGGTCAGACCTGCGGTCCTTCTTCCTTTGCAGGGAAAAGAGCCGGAGTTAAAGACGAATACAGCCGTTATCTATTGCGAGGGAAACTTCGGCGCTATTGACGGAAAGACGGCCAATGGACTGGTCCGGCACTCTGAAAAGTATGATATTCTTTCTGTCATCGACAGTCAGCATGCTGGTCGGGACTCTGGCGTTGTGCTGGGTGGCGCTCCGAATGCCATCCCTGTTTGCAAAAATCTTGCTGATGCCTTGTCGCAGGCTGAAAAACTTCCCGACTATTTCATTTTCGGAATGGCTCCCTCCAGCGGCATGCTGTCGAAGCATGAGCGGGGACTGATTATCGAGGCGATGAGCCTTGGCATGAATATTGTCAACGGTCTGCATGAATTTCTCAATGACGACCCGGTGTTCATCGCCGCCTGCTCTGCTCACAACGTCAGTATTCTTGATGTCCGCAGACCCCGGGCGAAAAAGGATCTGCGGTTGTTCAGCGGCAGGATCAACGACTGCGAATGTCCGCGCATTGCGATCCTCGGCACAGACTGTGCTATCGGCAAGCGCACGACTGCGACAATTCTAACCCGCGCGCTGAATGATCGCGGGATAAGGGCGGTTATGGTGGGAACCGGGCAAACCGGCCTGATCCAGGGTGCGCGTCATGGAATAGCGCTGGATGCGGTCCCGTCTCAGTTCTGCGCAGGTGAACTGGAAGCGACCATTCTTGAGGCGGTCGAAGCCGAAAACCCGGACGTCATCATCGTTGAAGGTCAGGGGGCTCTCAGCCATCCGGCGTTTTCGACAACATCCTTCGTATTGCGGGGAAGCTGCCCGGAAGGTGTCATTCTCCAGCATGCGCCGGGGCGTGCCAGCCGGTGCGATTTTGAACAGATGCCGATGCCGACGGCGGCCAGCGAGATCAATCTGATCGAAACTTTCTCTGATACCCGGGTCATCGGTCTGACGATCAACCATGAGAATATGACCAATGACGATGTCAGCACAGAAATCATCCGCTGCGAGAAAGAGTTTGGCATTCCCGTGACTGATGCCCTGACACGATCTCCCGATGATCTGGTGGAAATGGTTCTCACCTCGTTCCCGAAACTCAGGAAATCGCTGACCGTCGGCATTCATTGA
- a CDS encoding heme A synthase, with protein MSTSLSGSAPRTETTTTSPAVGWWLLAVAAMVFVMVVIGALTRLTESGLSMVSWRPVTGWLPPLSEAEWQATFDAYRQYPEYLKVNAGMTLHEFKEIFWLEFIHRVWGRLIGLVFFIPFLVFLVRGMVAKPLLPRLIGLLFLGGAQGFMGWYMVQSGLIDRPDVSQYRLTAHLCLAFAIYLALIWTALDVLRPRAPGLGKASRRLLLLLGLVFLTAMSGGFVAGLDAGMTYNTFPLMDGDLIPDGYLVYDPAWKSLFEDITTVQFNHRLLATLTGVAVIAGAVMLMRQTTDPIARRSLIFSKLLVITQYLLGIATLLSVVAISLATLHQATALLLMTALLFSAHAINEERES; from the coding sequence ATGTCGACAAGTCTTTCTGGATCAGCCCCCCGCACCGAAACCACTACCACATCACCTGCTGTCGGATGGTGGCTGCTTGCCGTCGCCGCCATGGTATTTGTCATGGTGGTCATCGGCGCGCTGACCCGGCTCACGGAATCCGGACTTTCCATGGTCAGCTGGCGGCCGGTCACCGGCTGGCTGCCACCACTGAGTGAAGCAGAGTGGCAGGCAACCTTCGACGCCTACCGGCAATATCCGGAATATCTGAAGGTCAATGCGGGCATGACCCTGCATGAATTCAAGGAAATCTTCTGGCTGGAATTCATACACCGGGTATGGGGGCGGCTGATCGGTCTTGTCTTCTTTATTCCGTTTCTGGTGTTTCTGGTCCGTGGCATGGTGGCAAAACCGCTGCTGCCCCGGCTTATCGGGTTGCTCTTCCTTGGCGGCGCTCAGGGATTCATGGGCTGGTACATGGTACAAAGCGGCCTGATTGACCGGCCCGATGTCAGTCAGTACCGGCTGACTGCGCATCTCTGCCTCGCCTTCGCCATCTATCTGGCACTGATCTGGACTGCGCTCGACGTGCTGCGCCCCCGCGCGCCCGGTCTTGGCAAGGCCAGCCGCAGGCTGCTGTTACTGCTGGGGCTGGTTTTCCTGACCGCAATGTCCGGTGGTTTTGTGGCGGGGCTGGATGCGGGCATGACCTACAACACCTTCCCGCTGATGGACGGGGACCTGATCCCGGACGGCTATCTGGTCTATGACCCGGCCTGGAAAAGCCTGTTCGAGGATATCACGACAGTCCAGTTCAACCATCGCCTGCTGGCCACCCTGACCGGCGTCGCTGTTATCGCCGGCGCGGTGATGCTGATGCGCCAGACCACCGATCCCATTGCCCGCCGTAGCCTGATATTCAGCAAGCTGCTGGTAATTACCCAGTACCTTCTGGGGATCGCGACATTACTCAGCGTCGTCGCCATTTCGCTCGCCACCCTGCATCAGGCAACCGCCCTTCTGCTGATGACCGCCCTGCTGTTCTCGGCGCATGCCATCAATGAAGAACGAGAAAGCTGA